CGCATCGACAGGTCGTACTGCGCGGCGAAGACCGGGATCATGTCCTCCGTGCGGGGCGGCCGGAGATGCTCGTAGTCGGTCCCGGCCAGCGGGCGGAAGACGCAGACCGTCGGCATCGCCCCGTGGGTCGTGATCCACTCGATCGCCTTGATCGACGACTCCGGCGGCTCGATCCCGGCGATGATCTCCCCCATGCTGACCCACGGGTCGAACGAGAGCCCCTGGCTGCGGCCGAGCCGCGCGCAGTAGTCCACGGCGTCGAGGTACCGCTTCAGGCCGTAGCGCCGCGCCTTCCCCGGGCAGGTCTCGCGGAAGATCCCCTCGTCGAAGATCTCGAAGCAGAACGAGGCGCGGTTGACGCCGAGCTCCTTCAGCCGCGCGAAGCGGGAGAGGTCGGCGTGCGGCGGCGTCTGGATGCCGATCAGGCAGCCGGTCGCCTCCTTCACCGCCTTGACGTACGGCTCGAGGATGTCGAGGTACGTCTCCCCCTCGTAGTGCCCGGTGTTGAAGTCCACGTAGGTGATGCCGCTCTCTTCGCGCGCGGCGACGGCGACCTCGACGACCTCCTGGACCTTCTTGTCCTCGGCGTCGTCCACGCCGAGGTTCAGCCCGACCGAGCAGAACTTGCAGTTCGTCCGCTCCGGCTTCTCCAGCCAGTACTCACAGACCTTCGACGGGTAGACGGCGAGGTAGGTTCCCTGCAGCGTGCCGACCGACGTCATCGCCTTGCCGCTGGTCGTCTTGCGGTCGTACCACGTCGGCCGCGGCGCCAACCGCACCGGCGCGACCGGCTCCCGCCCGCGGTCGATCCAGATCGAGCCGTCCTCGCGCCGCCGCACGACGTACGGCGAATGGCGCACGAACGCCTCGGAGACGGGGATGTTCGTCCACATCTCGTCCGGCAGGACGACCTCGAGCCCGCTGCCGAGGCCGGCGCGGGTGCGCAGGATCGGCCGTCCCCCCTCGTCGAGGACGTGCAGCGAGTCGTCGAGGTGGGCCCCCTTGCAGTAGAGGTCCAGCTTCAGCAGGGCGGGATTCTTGCGGACGTCCGTTTCCATCGTTCCCTCAGCGGCCGTAGCGCTCGACCATGAAGCGGCCCCATTCGGTCTTCAGGAAGCCGTTGATGACCGCCCGGCCGACGGTCGGGTACCAGAGCCAGTCGTGGTAGACGTTCGAGGCGAACGGCGCCCAAGCGACGAGCTTCGTGTGCAGCAGCAGGTGCTCGGCGAAGCGCAGCGGGCCGCGGCGCAGCATCTGGTCGCCCCAGATGACGAACGACCGCTTCGTGCGGAAGCCGAAGTTCACCCCCGCGACGTCCTCGCCGACGACCTCGATCGCCCGCGGGTCGGCCGTGCCGAGCCCCCGCTCGTGGCACATCCGCAGGTAGGGGATCGACAGCGGGTCGAAGCCCATCATCTTCGCCGCGACCGCGTCGATCGCCACCGGGTCGGCGGCGGCGAGGATGTAGTTCTCGACCTTCGGCGTCATCGTGCGCGGGCCGGCGCCGTCGCCGCAGACCGTGCCGTCCATCAGCGCGAACTGCGCCGGGTGCAGCTCCTTCTGCATCAGCACCAGGTCCACCAGGACCTCGTGCATGTACTTGTGCGCGTAGTGCCGCACTTCCTTGAGCAGCCCGCCGAAGGCGTTCTTCACCGCCCCGGTCGTCGTGCTGTGGCCGTGCGTCTTCACCGTCGGCAGGTGGAGGATCTGCCGCCCCTCGTAGATCTTCGGGATCTCGATCCCGTCGGGGAAGATCTCGTTCAGCCGGAGCAGCGGCGCCTTGAAGGCGTGGACCGTCCACTCCTCCTCCGGCAGCGGGCGGAAGGTCAGCCCGAACCGCTCCAAGACCGGCGCCCAGCGGTTGTTGGCGCACCCCTGGCGCGGGTTCGTCACGACCGTCTTGTTCTCGACCGGGATCAGCCGCTCCGGCGCGAAGCCGGCCTCGCGCAGCGCGAGCAGCGTCCCCTCGAGCTGCCACGGCTGCGTCGAGCAGGCCGGGAAGTACTTCGTCCAGCTCAGGTTCAGCTTGATCAGCAGGTCCGCCCGCGGGTCGAGCGTCTCGCCGAGGCCGCCCAGCCGCGCGAGGCGGCGATAGTCGTCGAAGACCCCCGCGGGGGTCGTCTTGAGCACCGCGACCTTGGAGTTCATCGGAACCTCACGCCCCCTTGGGCAGCACGTAGAGCAGCACGAAGACCGTCAGCGCGTAGAGCGCGAAGTTGATCATCAGCGGCGCGTCGGTCACCAGCTCGCGCGACGGCCGGCCCCCCTCCCCGCGCACGTGGACGAGGTAGAGGTAGCGGAAGATGCCGTAGAGCACGAACGGCGCGGTCAGCGCCAGCGAGCGGGTGTGGAACTTCCGCACCACGTCCTCGCTGAAGACGTAGAGCAGGTAGCTCATCACCGTCGAGGCGGTGACGACGGCGATCATCTGGTCGAGGAACGCCGGCGAGTAGTCGGCGAGGACCGCCCGGTGCCCCGCCGCGCGGTCGGCGAGCGAGGTCAGCTCCTGCCGCCGCTTGCAGAAGCCGAGGAACAGCGCCAGCAGCGAGGTGCAGATCAGCAGCCAGCTCGAGATCTCGACGTCGATCGCCCGCGCCCCGGCGACGGCGCGGAGCGTGTACCCCGCGGCGAGGATCATCACGTCGAGCACCACCGCCCGCTTGAGGCCGAAGCAGTAGGCGAGCGAGGAGGCGGCGTAGAGCGCGGCGACGAAGGCGAAGCGCGGGCCGAGCAGCAGCCCGCCCCCCAGCCCGCCGAGGAACAGCAGCGCCGAGAGGAGCGCCGCGAGCCAGCGCGGCACGGTCCCCGCGGCGATCGGCCGCAGCCGCTTCACCGGATGGCGCCGGTCCCGCTCGACGTCCAGGACGTCGTTGACGAGATAGACCGCCGAGCCGAGCGCGCAGAACGCCGCGAAGCCCGCCAGAGTCCGAACGACCGCCGCGCCGTCCGTCAGCCGCCGCGCGAAGACCAAGGCGGCGAAGAGGAAGACGTTCTTCGACCAATCCAGGGGGCGCAGACTGCGCAGCACCCCGAGGACGACCGCGGCGGCGTTCCTGTCAGGCATCCGGCGATCCGCTCCCTTCGTTTGCGTCGGCGCGGTCGTGCAGCGTCGTGAGGTCCGTCACCTCGAAGCAGCGCTCGCCGCGCGGCGTGCGGACCGTCACCTCGTCCCCGACGACCTTCCCCATCAGCGCGCGGCCGATCGGCGAGGTCACGGAGATCTCCCCGGCGCTCACGTCCCCCTCGTCCGGGAGGACCAGTTCGTACCGCAGTTCTTCGTCGGAGTCCAGATCCCGGACCTTGACGATCGAGCCGAAGGCCGCCTTGCCCTGCGGGATCTGGTCGAGGCGGATCGTGGAGAGCTGGGTCAGCTTCTGCGTGACCTGCCCCAGGCGCGCCTGGACGTACCGCTGCCGGTCGAGGGCGGCGGCGTACTCCGCGTTCTCGCGCAGATCGCCCAGCGCGACGGCCCGCTGAATATCCTTCGGCAGGTCCACCGTCAGTTCGCGCTTGAGCTCGGTCAGTTCCTTTTCGTACTTCTCGATGATCCGTCGCATGGCTCGCGATTCTCCGCGGCGTCGCCGAAGAGGTGCGACGCCCGCCGTTGCCCGGACGATGAGTGTAGCCCCGGAAAAAGAAGGGAGCCCAAGCGGCCTTGGGCTCCGGCGGAAGGGATCATGAAGCGTCCGCAGTCCAATCTAGGCCTCGGCCCGCGGGTTGCAACCTCCCGCTCTAGGCCTCGGCCCGCGGGTTGCAACCTCCCGCTCTAGGCCTCGGCCCGCGGGTTGCAACCTCCCGCCGGGCCGCCGCATCCATGGTCGCGGGCGGGGAGTCGCGGCGGC
This DNA window, taken from bacterium, encodes the following:
- a CDS encoding DUF362 domain-containing protein; amino-acid sequence: MNSKVAVLKTTPAGVFDDYRRLARLGGLGETLDPRADLLIKLNLSWTKYFPACSTQPWQLEGTLLALREAGFAPERLIPVENKTVVTNPRQGCANNRWAPVLERFGLTFRPLPEEEWTVHAFKAPLLRLNEIFPDGIEIPKIYEGRQILHLPTVKTHGHSTTTGAVKNAFGGLLKEVRHYAHKYMHEVLVDLVLMQKELHPAQFALMDGTVCGDGAGPRTMTPKVENYILAAADPVAIDAVAAKMMGFDPLSIPYLRMCHERGLGTADPRAIEVVGEDVAGVNFGFRTKRSFVIWGDQMLRRGPLRFAEHLLLHTKLVAWAPFASNVYHDWLWYPTVGRAVINGFLKTEWGRFMVERYGR
- a CDS encoding decaprenyl-phosphate phosphoribosyltransferase, which translates into the protein MPDRNAAAVVLGVLRSLRPLDWSKNVFLFAALVFARRLTDGAAVVRTLAGFAAFCALGSAVYLVNDVLDVERDRRHPVKRLRPIAAGTVPRWLAALLSALLFLGGLGGGLLLGPRFAFVAALYAASSLAYCFGLKRAVVLDVMILAAGYTLRAVAGARAIDVEISSWLLICTSLLALFLGFCKRRQELTSLADRAAGHRAVLADYSPAFLDQMIAVVTASTVMSYLLYVFSEDVVRKFHTRSLALTAPFVLYGIFRYLYLVHVRGEGGRPSRELVTDAPLMINFALYALTVFVLLYVLPKGA
- a CDS encoding transcription elongation factor GreA — its product is MRRIIEKYEKELTELKRELTVDLPKDIQRAVALGDLRENAEYAAALDRQRYVQARLGQVTQKLTQLSTIRLDQIPQGKAAFGSIVKVRDLDSDEELRYELVLPDEGDVSAGEISVTSPIGRALMGKVVGDEVTVRTPRGERCFEVTDLTTLHDRADANEGSGSPDA